The following are encoded in a window of Thermococcus sp. CX2 genomic DNA:
- a CDS encoding glycosyltransferase, with product MRPAVSVVIPTYNRNELLTRAVESVLSQEFDDFEVLVIDGARSDSTRELVRSYGDGRLRYIPQRGKGIADARNLGVKKARGEYIAFLDDDDQWLPGKLELQVELFKSLPIAYGLIYTAFNYYYLERNKILGTKRPKARGNVYRHLLKDNITGTSTIMVRRECFKRAGLFRENFVTCEDWDMWLRMSRICLFEAIDSPLVNYSIHSGQFSFSRYLAGRYRMIEAHGDIRHDPQVLSYHLLQIGILKLFSGDRTGGTDVLRAFKLNPTMRGNLQDVLGSIFDVRTKIYILKFLGRL from the coding sequence GTGAGGCCGGCCGTTTCCGTCGTTATTCCCACATACAACCGAAACGAGCTCCTAACGAGGGCCGTTGAAAGCGTTTTAAGCCAAGAATTCGACGACTTCGAGGTTCTCGTAATAGACGGTGCGCGAAGTGATTCAACGAGGGAACTCGTGCGCTCGTACGGGGACGGAAGGCTTCGCTACATCCCGCAGAGAGGGAAGGGAATAGCCGACGCGAGGAACCTCGGTGTTAAGAAAGCCCGGGGAGAGTACATAGCTTTCCTGGATGACGACGACCAGTGGCTCCCAGGGAAGCTCGAACTTCAGGTAGAGCTTTTTAAGAGCCTACCCATCGCATACGGCCTCATATACACTGCCTTCAACTACTACTATCTCGAGAGAAACAAAATCCTTGGAACCAAAAGGCCAAAGGCCAGGGGCAACGTTTACCGCCACCTGCTGAAGGACAATATAACGGGGACATCGACGATTATGGTGAGAAGGGAGTGCTTCAAAAGGGCGGGGCTCTTTAGGGAAAACTTCGTTACGTGCGAGGACTGGGATATGTGGCTCAGGATGTCGCGGATATGTCTTTTCGAGGCAATAGACAGCCCCCTGGTGAACTACTCAATCCATTCTGGACAGTTCTCTTTCTCCAGATATCTGGCCGGCAGGTACAGGATGATAGAGGCGCATGGGGACATAAGGCATGACCCTCAAGTTTTGAGTTATCACCTTCTCCAGATAGGCATTCTAAAGCTGTTCAGCGGTGACAGAACGGGTGGAACTGATGTACTCCGGGCCTTCAAGCTCAACCCCACAATGAGAGGCAACCTCCAAGATGTCCTCGGCTCTATTTTCGACGTGAGAACAAAGATATACATCCTGAAGTTCCTGGGCAGACTGTGA
- a CDS encoding sulfatase-like hydrolase/transferase, with amino-acid sequence MDRPNVILIVLDTLRKDYSKDIERMLVENFGFTSYENAVVPSPWTIPSHASMFTGLYPLYHGVHEGKKRKVPDVRFREDGTYLHEVLASLGYTTYLFTANFFIGPDFGIKGFSEFHDTLKPLIEDRDREELNRVLKKYQPKNGLELVKALMKEKKFVLPFKVLWRILSRYGEGWPKDKGAKVTNELLRELNFEAPSYIFINLMEVHEPYSLFEGFTDAPVVNRLLGEEPELVEKWRKGYPEQVKYLEKRLVEMLNILQEKGVLENSITIVTSDHGQLLGEYGEKLGHGVFLYDELLRVPLLIRWPDGEPREGENGYISLARIKPLILSTIRGEEFSLTSEYAMAESFGTHYPYPNLAEDKKELVQELEKYRLKLYHRDGTAVFNVEDWRFEEIKAEKEDEFKTLAKKLIVKHLSLFAGKGVAK; translated from the coding sequence GTGGATAGGCCGAACGTAATTCTCATAGTCCTCGATACCCTCAGAAAAGACTACAGCAAAGATATAGAGCGAATGTTAGTGGAGAATTTCGGCTTTACGAGCTATGAAAACGCCGTAGTCCCGTCTCCATGGACTATCCCGAGTCATGCATCGATGTTCACTGGCCTCTACCCCCTCTATCACGGCGTGCACGAGGGCAAAAAGAGAAAAGTGCCGGACGTGAGGTTCAGGGAAGACGGGACGTATCTGCACGAGGTTTTAGCTTCCCTCGGATATACAACCTACCTCTTCACTGCAAACTTCTTTATCGGGCCAGACTTCGGGATAAAGGGCTTTTCCGAATTCCACGACACGCTAAAGCCCCTCATCGAGGACCGGGACAGAGAGGAGCTCAACAGGGTGCTCAAAAAGTATCAGCCCAAAAATGGGCTGGAGCTTGTCAAAGCCTTGATGAAAGAGAAGAAGTTCGTCCTGCCTTTCAAAGTCCTCTGGAGAATTCTAAGCAGGTATGGTGAAGGGTGGCCAAAGGACAAGGGCGCAAAAGTTACGAACGAACTCCTCAGGGAACTCAACTTTGAGGCTCCATCCTACATCTTCATCAACCTGATGGAAGTCCACGAGCCATATTCCCTTTTTGAAGGATTCACGGACGCTCCGGTGGTCAACAGACTCCTCGGAGAAGAGCCCGAGCTGGTGGAGAAGTGGAGGAAAGGGTATCCAGAACAGGTCAAATACCTTGAAAAGAGACTCGTGGAGATGCTCAACATCCTTCAGGAGAAGGGGGTACTCGAGAACTCCATAACCATAGTGACCAGCGACCACGGTCAGCTGCTCGGGGAATACGGGGAAAAACTCGGGCACGGCGTTTTCCTCTATGACGAGCTCCTCAGGGTCCCGCTCCTCATCAGATGGCCCGATGGAGAGCCTCGCGAGGGAGAAAACGGATACATCAGCCTCGCAAGGATAAAGCCCCTAATTTTAAGCACCATTCGGGGCGAGGAATTCAGCCTTACTTCTGAGTACGCCATGGCGGAGAGCTTTGGCACTCACTATCCGTATCCAAACCTGGCGGAGGATAAAAAGGAGCTCGTCCAAGAGCTTGAGAAGTACAGGCTGAAGCTCTACCACAGGGACGGCACGGCAGTCTTCAACGTTGAGGACTGGCGCTTTGAAGAGATAAAAGCTGAGAAAGAGGATGAATTCAAGACCCTGGCCAAAAAGCTCATAGTCAAACATCTAAGCCTCTTCGCAGGCAAGGGGGTGGCCAAGTGA
- a CDS encoding glycosyltransferase: MRKPRSSRTKGYIIVTPAKNEEKNLPLLAKSVINQSIKPKLWLIVDDNSTDRTGEIAEELSREFDWIEVLHLRDEVTGYDLKYRYSDVVRRGFKRALEIALERSLVFGYIGVLDADFILERRFFEELIDAFHKNNRLGIASGGGYYIRNGRLVWEGTDPKRPKGSPRLFRRECFREVGGYREGPSPDTVSHYLARFLGWETGQIVDAIAVQLRETEGRFGFLRGYEMLGWSNYKLGAAFTSILARAAFLMLDNPVKTYGLIAGYLKAFKAREMRIENGDLREMIRRDLSFRSNVEKLKRIKAAARTVPVKESGVRG, encoded by the coding sequence GTGAGAAAGCCAAGAAGTTCCCGAACAAAGGGCTACATTATCGTAACTCCCGCAAAAAACGAGGAAAAAAATCTGCCTCTGTTAGCCAAGAGCGTCATCAACCAAAGCATTAAGCCGAAGCTGTGGCTCATTGTGGATGACAACAGTACAGACAGGACGGGAGAGATAGCGGAAGAGCTCTCAAGAGAGTTCGACTGGATTGAAGTCCTCCACCTCAGGGACGAGGTCACCGGCTACGACCTCAAATACCGCTATTCCGATGTCGTGAGGCGGGGCTTTAAAAGGGCCCTCGAAATAGCGCTCGAGCGGAGTTTGGTCTTCGGATACATAGGTGTTCTCGACGCGGACTTCATCCTCGAGAGAAGGTTTTTTGAGGAGCTAATTGACGCGTTCCACAAAAACAACAGACTTGGAATAGCGAGCGGGGGAGGATACTACATCAGAAACGGCCGCTTGGTATGGGAGGGCACCGATCCCAAGAGACCAAAAGGAAGCCCGAGGCTATTCAGGAGGGAGTGCTTCAGAGAGGTCGGGGGATACCGAGAAGGCCCAAGTCCAGATACGGTATCCCATTACCTTGCTAGGTTCCTTGGATGGGAGACTGGGCAGATCGTGGACGCCATAGCAGTTCAGCTCAGGGAAACAGAGGGCAGGTTCGGCTTTTTGAGGGGTTATGAGATGCTCGGGTGGTCGAACTACAAGCTCGGAGCGGCCTTCACTTCGATACTCGCAAGGGCAGCGTTCCTCATGCTGGACAACCCAGTCAAAACCTACGGCCTCATTGCGGGGTACTTAAAAGCGTTTAAAGCCCGGGAGATGAGAATTGAGAACGGAGACCTCAGGGAGATGATAAGACGCGACCTCTCGTTCCGGAGCAACGTGGAGAAGCTGAAAAGGATAAAAGCCGCGGCGAGAACCGTTCCAGTTAAGGAGAGTGGTGTCCGTGGATAG
- a CDS encoding TIGR00269 family protein: MKCSKCNREAVYHARYTGRYYCRKHFNEMVEKKFKETVKKYRLIEKGERIAVGVSGGKDSVVLLHLLAKLQKKFPFELVAVTIDEGIAGYRPPSVEIAKRNAKKLGIEHRIYSFKEYIGFTLDETVQIMGSFERGERVGACSYCGVWRRWLLNYAAKDVEADKLAVGHNLDDEVQMFIMNILRGDIARLGRTGPYYEEIHPELVPRIKPLREIPEKEIILYAVLNEIEVDLSECPYAVEAFRAEIRDWLNEMEEKHPGTKYQILRSYDKLFPLIAKTYTKKTSELNRCKICGQPTTGEICKACQFRLQVEKKARERGLTFRVE, from the coding sequence ATGAAGTGCTCCAAGTGCAACCGCGAGGCGGTCTATCATGCACGCTACACCGGGAGATACTACTGTAGGAAACACTTCAACGAGATGGTGGAGAAGAAGTTCAAGGAGACCGTTAAGAAGTACAGGCTCATAGAAAAGGGTGAGAGGATAGCCGTTGGTGTGAGCGGCGGGAAGGACAGCGTCGTTCTGCTCCATCTCTTAGCTAAGCTCCAGAAAAAGTTCCCCTTCGAGCTGGTGGCGGTAACGATAGACGAGGGAATAGCCGGCTACCGTCCACCGAGCGTGGAGATAGCCAAGAGAAACGCCAAGAAGCTCGGAATAGAGCATAGAATCTATTCCTTCAAGGAGTACATAGGCTTCACCCTCGACGAGACGGTTCAAATCATGGGGAGCTTTGAGAGGGGTGAAAGGGTCGGAGCCTGCTCCTACTGCGGCGTCTGGAGAAGATGGCTCCTCAACTACGCGGCCAAAGATGTGGAGGCCGATAAGCTGGCTGTAGGCCACAACCTCGACGATGAGGTTCAGATGTTCATAATGAACATATTGAGGGGAGACATTGCCCGCTTGGGCAGGACCGGGCCTTACTACGAGGAGATTCACCCCGAGCTGGTTCCAAGGATAAAGCCCCTCCGCGAGATTCCCGAGAAGGAGATAATACTCTACGCGGTGCTGAACGAGATTGAAGTCGATTTGAGCGAGTGCCCCTACGCTGTCGAAGCCTTCCGCGCCGAGATAAGGGACTGGCTTAACGAGATGGAGGAGAAGCATCCTGGAACGAAGTACCAGATTCTCAGGAGCTACGACAAGCTCTTCCCGCTCATAGCGAAGACCTACACGAAGAAGACGAGCGAGCTTAACCGCTGCAAGATATGTGGCCAGCCGACGACGGGCGAGATATGCAAGGCCTGCCAGTTCAGGTTACAGGTGGAGAAGAAAGCTAGGGAGAGGGGCTTAACCTTTAGGGTGGAATGA
- a CDS encoding transcriptional regulator, whose translation MESLRELTKNHVLGNPIRLGIMLFLLPREKVLFRDLLEVLEITPGNLDSHLKALEKAGYVEIYKVIADRPRTAVKITEKGAKEMAEYLATLKKILSEI comes from the coding sequence ATGGAGTCCCTGCGGGAGCTGACGAAGAACCACGTCCTCGGAAATCCGATTCGGTTGGGCATTATGCTCTTTCTTCTGCCCAGAGAAAAGGTCCTGTTCCGAGATCTGCTCGAAGTCCTCGAGATAACTCCCGGAAACCTTGACTCACATTTAAAGGCCCTTGAAAAAGCCGGCTACGTTGAGATCTACAAGGTAATCGCCGATAGACCTAGGACTGCAGTTAAAATAACGGAGAAAGGAGCAAAGGAAATGGCAGAGTACCTAGCGACGCTGAAGAAGATCCTCAGCGAGATTTAG
- a CDS encoding alkaline phosphatase family protein translates to MGKIIILGIDGLEYNLIEEWNLKHLKQKAYTKTDLSDFKVIVTPPIWAAMLTGRKVPEIEEPFVKRQKFLAQETNIAKDIKKPFYVKFGAKILPRVVRKIIGNRIAPNPFEHTYDYLLRTKKYKTIFDYFDKTWTNGVPSYGRNVSNPEVKAAMAEAVKGNLKPLVEYAMRTYEQDRKALFEALNGDYELIFWYTPFLDEISHFYIRKKLKLMNLYLDVNRLVKRVSEKLDEGDVLYIISDHGMEPIPGDPRGGDHSDHGFFSSNTGELIERPQDLFKLVVEKAEGRK, encoded by the coding sequence ATGGGAAAGATAATCATACTCGGGATAGACGGACTCGAATACAACCTCATTGAAGAGTGGAATCTTAAGCATCTTAAACAGAAGGCATACACAAAGACCGACCTCTCAGACTTCAAGGTCATAGTAACCCCACCAATATGGGCCGCAATGCTCACTGGCCGAAAAGTTCCCGAGATAGAAGAGCCCTTCGTAAAACGGCAGAAGTTCTTGGCACAAGAAACCAACATAGCAAAGGACATTAAAAAGCCATTTTACGTTAAATTTGGAGCTAAAATCTTGCCCAGGGTAGTAAGAAAGATAATCGGCAACAGGATAGCTCCCAACCCATTTGAACACACCTACGATTACCTCCTCAGAACGAAGAAGTACAAAACAATCTTCGACTACTTCGACAAAACCTGGACCAACGGCGTCCCATCCTATGGGAGAAACGTCTCAAACCCAGAGGTAAAGGCAGCTATGGCGGAAGCCGTTAAGGGCAACCTAAAGCCCCTCGTGGAATACGCGATGAGGACTTACGAGCAGGACAGAAAAGCCCTCTTCGAAGCACTTAACGGAGACTACGAGCTTATCTTCTGGTACACCCCCTTCCTCGACGAGATTTCACACTTCTACATCAGGAAAAAGCTAAAGCTGATGAACCTGTATCTCGACGTGAACAGGCTTGTCAAGAGGGTTTCGGAAAAGCTGGACGAAGGCGACGTGCTCTACATAATCTCCGACCACGGCATGGAGCCCATTCCTGGCGATCCACGTGGGGGTGACCACTCCGACCATGGTTTTTTCAGCAGCAACACGGGGGAGCTTATAGAGAGGCCCCAAGATTTGTTTAAACTGGTCGTTGAGAAGGCGGAGGGGAGGAAGTGA
- the pcp gene encoding pyroglutamyl-peptidase I yields the protein MKVLITGFEPFGGEKINPSWEAVKRLPDEIAGAELIKRQLPVTFRGVRELLPRLIVETKPDLVILTGQAGGRPNITVERVAINVMDSTMPDNEGFVPEDEPIFEGAPDAYFATLPVKAIVKALREAKIPAAVSNTAGTYVCNTAMYTALHTIAVAGMETKAGFIHVPFIYEQALDKPRPSMALETIVKAYEVAIRTSLKG from the coding sequence ATGAAGGTGCTGATTACTGGTTTCGAGCCCTTCGGTGGGGAGAAGATAAACCCCTCTTGGGAGGCCGTCAAGAGGTTGCCGGACGAGATCGCCGGTGCAGAGCTGATAAAGCGCCAGCTTCCAGTTACTTTCAGGGGCGTTAGAGAGCTCTTGCCGAGGCTCATAGTGGAGACAAAGCCGGATCTGGTCATTCTGACCGGGCAGGCCGGCGGGAGACCGAACATCACGGTGGAGCGCGTTGCCATAAACGTAATGGACTCGACGATGCCCGATAACGAGGGTTTTGTTCCGGAGGACGAGCCGATTTTCGAGGGGGCACCGGATGCATACTTCGCCACCTTGCCGGTAAAAGCCATCGTTAAGGCCTTGAGGGAAGCAAAGATACCCGCGGCCGTTTCAAACACCGCCGGAACCTACGTCTGCAACACGGCTATGTACACTGCCCTCCATACGATAGCCGTCGCGGGAATGGAAACCAAAGCCGGCTTCATCCATGTTCCCTTCATCTATGAGCAGGCCCTCGACAAACCTAGGCCCTCCATGGCCTTAGAAACGATAGTGAAGGCCTACGAGGTCGCTATTAGAACCTCGCTGAAGGGCTAA
- a CDS encoding glycosyltransferase family 2 protein, which yields MLVSIVISTLYKRPREFRECLESIISQTFPPIEVIIINGSFDGSWERVRHEFEGIFKKMKNKGIVVKHISVPGASLPHARNIGVKSSKGDIVLFLDDDVVLEDDYLKKLVEVYETYPTAMGVQGFITNRINMHNPLIRFKFLKFLWWLLQRGYYEVDLHKQLPSFFEILPYKVTKVINRESFSGTNMSYRKEIFEHMEFDERLKRYAIGEDKDFSYRVHKIFPNSLYQTPHARLIHQEAPAGRLPSKQFETMKQVYHLYLFYKLFEQNPRNKTSYILGRIGDLMLHSILFVTSGFKKEKALKIVYMLEAMWLALANRNRIKKGDINFWMNRGS from the coding sequence ATGCTAGTATCAATTGTTATCTCAACGCTCTACAAACGTCCCAGGGAGTTTAGGGAGTGCCTCGAGTCTATAATCTCCCAGACCTTCCCCCCAATAGAGGTTATCATCATTAATGGTAGCTTCGATGGCTCGTGGGAAAGGGTTAGGCATGAGTTTGAAGGCATCTTCAAAAAAATGAAAAACAAGGGAATAGTCGTAAAGCATATTAGCGTCCCGGGAGCGAGTTTACCCCACGCAAGGAACATAGGAGTAAAGTCCTCAAAGGGAGATATAGTGCTGTTCCTCGATGATGACGTTGTACTTGAAGACGACTACCTGAAAAAGCTCGTTGAAGTTTATGAAACGTATCCAACTGCTATGGGGGTTCAAGGATTCATAACCAATAGAATCAACATGCACAATCCCCTAATCAGGTTTAAATTCCTCAAGTTCCTCTGGTGGCTCCTGCAGAGGGGTTACTACGAGGTAGACCTTCACAAACAGCTCCCTTCATTCTTTGAAATTCTCCCCTACAAGGTCACGAAGGTAATAAATAGAGAAAGCTTTAGCGGAACGAACATGTCCTACAGAAAGGAAATTTTTGAACACATGGAGTTCGACGAGCGTCTCAAGCGGTACGCAATCGGAGAGGACAAGGACTTCTCATATCGGGTTCACAAGATTTTTCCCAATTCTCTCTATCAAACCCCACATGCAAGGCTGATACACCAAGAGGCCCCAGCTGGTAGGCTTCCCTCCAAGCAGTTTGAAACGATGAAGCAGGTATACCACCTCTACCTTTTCTACAAGCTCTTCGAGCAAAACCCAAGGAACAAAACCTCCTACATACTCGGTAGAATCGGCGACCTCATGCTCCATTCCATTCTGTTCGTAACTTCCGGCTTTAAAAAGGAAAAAGCTCTCAAAATTGTTTACATGCTTGAGGCAATGTGGCTAGCCCTAGCCAACCGCAACAGGATTAAGAAGGGAGACATAAACTTCTGGATGAACAGGGGGAGCTGA
- a CDS encoding DUF460 domain-containing protein — MPILILGIDIISEHPKRFAVVSWFNGKLERKGEFTLYRLIRFIQSKRPDIVAMDSVTELGDDLRKFLRALPNETKLVQVTGRPGEQRSLWSLAKEHGIRAGDKFDPYEEAKVCALLAARGVGYEVLAFEDEVVIKVTRGRSHGKGGWSQDRYRKRVHNLVRDKVREIEDRLRRADVPFDLEVEEKDYGLAKGEFKVYASREELAGLIRPMRGGDVEVRIYPVERAELGFAPLKSERAIEERRSIIVGIDPGITVGIAAIDLSGNIVALHSERNMPVGEVFRFISDVGHPVIVATDVNPAPGFVEKIARSFKAQLFVPRESLRVEEKNELLRNLSVSVEDDHQRDALAAAYKAYLRLKPKLEHVEAKLREAGLTKKADEVKALVIQGYNLGEAMQRVTLRERPKREEEKPEEKPSVDLGPYLRRIRELEKRIELLERENEELRGIIREQRKTIGRLERRLVDYDEEVRKKVLRERELEAKVKRIERLERELREAKAIIERLSRDLAQVKRMNVIEIRGSAVPLKVMEVLSWRELERLEREIGIRKGDVLFVVNPAGAGKAIAETLVAKGIRALITEKPLPLAVAEVLREAHVPFFTSEELDVKRVDEFAVVERETLEKAIEKLLAKWAEEDRERETEKFLRLIEEYRIERVKELMRKAEDESKSR, encoded by the coding sequence ATGCCTATTCTAATCCTCGGAATTGACATAATAAGCGAGCACCCCAAGAGGTTTGCCGTCGTGAGCTGGTTCAACGGCAAACTCGAGAGAAAGGGTGAGTTCACTCTATACCGCTTAATCCGCTTCATCCAGAGCAAGAGGCCGGATATAGTCGCTATGGACAGCGTAACCGAGCTGGGTGATGACCTGAGAAAGTTCCTCCGGGCACTACCCAATGAGACAAAGCTCGTTCAGGTAACCGGAAGGCCTGGCGAGCAGCGCTCCCTCTGGAGCTTGGCTAAAGAGCACGGGATAAGGGCTGGCGATAAGTTCGATCCCTACGAGGAGGCCAAGGTATGCGCCCTCCTCGCTGCCAGGGGAGTTGGCTATGAAGTTCTGGCCTTCGAGGATGAGGTCGTAATCAAGGTAACACGCGGTAGGAGCCATGGGAAAGGCGGCTGGAGCCAGGACCGCTATAGGAAGCGCGTCCACAACCTGGTTAGAGACAAGGTGAGGGAGATAGAGGACAGGCTGAGGAGGGCCGACGTTCCCTTCGATTTAGAAGTTGAAGAGAAGGACTACGGCCTGGCGAAGGGCGAGTTTAAGGTCTACGCGAGCAGGGAAGAGTTGGCTGGCTTAATAAGACCCATGCGCGGCGGCGACGTCGAGGTCAGGATTTACCCCGTCGAGAGGGCCGAGCTGGGTTTTGCTCCGCTGAAGAGCGAGAGGGCCATAGAGGAGCGCAGAAGCATAATAGTCGGCATAGATCCGGGAATAACCGTTGGAATAGCGGCTATAGATTTAAGCGGAAACATAGTGGCGCTCCACAGTGAGAGGAACATGCCCGTCGGCGAGGTCTTCCGCTTCATAAGCGACGTCGGTCATCCGGTGATAGTGGCAACCGACGTTAATCCTGCCCCTGGTTTCGTCGAGAAGATAGCTCGATCCTTCAAGGCCCAGCTCTTCGTCCCGAGGGAGAGCCTCCGCGTGGAGGAGAAAAACGAGCTTTTGAGAAACCTTAGTGTAAGCGTTGAGGACGATCACCAGCGCGACGCCTTGGCTGCAGCCTACAAGGCCTACCTTCGCCTGAAGCCCAAGCTGGAGCACGTTGAGGCCAAGCTCCGGGAGGCAGGGCTGACCAAAAAGGCGGATGAGGTCAAGGCCCTTGTGATTCAGGGCTACAACCTCGGCGAGGCCATGCAGCGTGTAACCCTCCGTGAGAGGCCGAAGAGGGAAGAGGAGAAGCCTGAGGAAAAGCCGAGCGTTGATCTTGGGCCCTATCTCAGGAGAATCCGTGAGCTTGAGAAGAGGATTGAGCTCCTCGAGAGGGAAAACGAAGAACTGAGGGGAATCATAAGGGAGCAGAGGAAGACGATAGGAAGGCTCGAGAGGAGGCTCGTGGATTACGACGAGGAGGTCAGGAAGAAGGTTCTCCGCGAGAGGGAGCTTGAGGCCAAGGTCAAGCGCATAGAGAGGCTTGAGAGAGAACTTAGAGAGGCGAAGGCGATAATCGAGCGTTTGAGCAGAGACCTGGCTCAAGTTAAGCGGATGAACGTCATTGAGATACGGGGAAGTGCAGTTCCGCTCAAGGTCATGGAGGTTCTCAGCTGGCGCGAGCTTGAGAGGCTTGAGCGGGAGATAGGAATCAGGAAGGGTGACGTCCTCTTCGTGGTTAATCCCGCTGGAGCTGGAAAAGCCATAGCGGAGACCCTCGTGGCTAAGGGGATACGCGCTTTGATAACCGAGAAGCCCCTGCCTTTAGCCGTTGCCGAGGTTCTCAGGGAGGCCCACGTGCCCTTCTTCACCTCCGAAGAGCTCGACGTCAAGAGGGTTGACGAGTTTGCCGTCGTGGAGAGGGAAACACTGGAGAAGGCCATCGAGAAACTCTTGGCGAAGTGGGCGGAGGAAGACCGCGAGAGGGAAACTGAAAAGTTCCTCCGCCTTATCGAGGAGTACCGCATCGAGCGCGTTAAGGAGCTAATGAGAAAAGCTGAGGACGAGTCTAAATCTCGCTGA
- a CDS encoding site-2 protease family protein: MNSTLIMIIIGILAFWAVLYALFGRKYDEEHEEGLAVDLFIAMWRTKKLLGLIDNLAHRWKRFWRIYGDVGIVLGFLGMAYVFYALLRTAMNTIQNGGEQAGVQLVIPGITIPLSYGLIALVVVMVVHELSHGIVARADGLPLKSVGLVLLAVIPGAFVEPDEEALKKAPLRSRLRVYGAGSLANIVTALIAVLIINFAITPVLQSSGILVTGVLDDGPAYGVLHQGDVIIAMDGQQIKDMEKFISFMNTTKPGQVVTLTILRDGEEMNVQLKLGAHPENPEKGYIGIYPAPYYVSKVGHNNIIFPLFFTFYWIYVLNLGIGLMNLFPLIPLDGGRMLDDIVNAYLPENVAKPVRYFTIGVGLFLLALNLWPALRSLVG; the protein is encoded by the coding sequence ATGAACAGCACGCTCATCATGATAATCATTGGCATCCTAGCATTTTGGGCCGTGCTCTACGCCCTCTTCGGAAGAAAATACGACGAAGAGCATGAAGAGGGCCTAGCAGTTGATCTTTTTATTGCAATGTGGCGGACAAAAAAGCTGCTGGGCCTCATCGACAATCTCGCCCATAGGTGGAAGCGCTTCTGGAGGATTTATGGAGACGTTGGTATAGTTCTCGGATTCCTTGGCATGGCTTACGTCTTCTATGCCCTTCTAAGGACCGCAATGAATACGATACAGAACGGAGGCGAGCAGGCCGGAGTCCAGCTTGTGATACCAGGCATCACAATCCCTCTCTCATATGGCCTGATAGCCCTTGTAGTTGTTATGGTCGTCCACGAGCTGAGCCATGGCATAGTTGCGAGAGCCGACGGATTGCCCCTCAAGTCGGTCGGCCTAGTCCTTCTTGCAGTAATCCCCGGTGCCTTCGTTGAGCCCGACGAAGAAGCCCTTAAGAAAGCTCCCTTACGTTCGAGACTGAGGGTCTACGGCGCCGGTTCGCTCGCCAACATAGTGACGGCGCTGATAGCGGTTCTCATAATCAACTTCGCCATAACGCCAGTTCTCCAGTCCTCTGGAATACTCGTGACAGGGGTTCTAGATGACGGCCCGGCCTACGGCGTCCTCCACCAAGGGGACGTAATAATCGCGATGGACGGCCAGCAGATAAAGGACATGGAGAAGTTCATCAGCTTCATGAACACCACCAAGCCCGGCCAAGTCGTAACGCTGACGATACTGAGGGACGGGGAGGAGATGAACGTCCAGCTGAAGCTCGGAGCGCATCCAGAGAACCCAGAGAAGGGATACATCGGAATCTACCCAGCCCCATACTACGTCTCAAAGGTAGGACACAACAACATAATCTTTCCGCTGTTCTTCACGTTCTACTGGATATACGTTCTCAACCTCGGAATAGGTTTGATGAACCTCTTCCCATTGATCCCCCTCGACGGCGGCAGAATGCTCGACGATATAGTTAATGCATACCTGCCGGAGAACGTTGCTAAACCCGTAAGGTATTTCACAATCGGGGTAGGGCTGTTCCTGCTGGCCTTGAACCTGTGGCCGGCTTTGAGGAGCCTTGTTGGGTGA